One window from the genome of Spiractinospora alimapuensis encodes:
- the folP gene encoding dihydropteroate synthase, protein MSSTIPPPGLPNLGRCLVMGVVNVTPDSFSDGGRWFDTSRAIDHGLEIAAAGADIVDVGGESTRPGAQRVSLEEELRRVEPVVAELSRQGVVVSVDTMRAEVADHAVEAGARLVNDVSGGLADPAMARLVAKTGTPYVLMHWRGHSHAMYNRAHYDDVVTEVRDELRKRMDSMIEAGVEPEQLVLDPGLGFAKRADMSHNWQLLAHLPELATLGRPLLVGASRKRFLGRALADANGQPRDFAECDDATVAVTTLAAERGAWCVRVHDVRANADAVRIAAEWHRAAVAPTSAPAGQDSP, encoded by the coding sequence ATGTCGTCGACGATTCCGCCGCCTGGACTGCCCAACCTGGGACGATGTCTCGTGATGGGCGTGGTGAACGTAACGCCGGATTCCTTCTCCGACGGGGGACGGTGGTTCGACACCTCCCGCGCCATCGACCACGGACTGGAGATCGCCGCCGCGGGCGCCGACATCGTCGACGTGGGAGGCGAGTCCACACGCCCGGGCGCGCAACGCGTGTCGTTGGAGGAGGAGCTACGCCGGGTGGAGCCGGTCGTGGCCGAACTCTCCCGTCAAGGCGTCGTGGTCAGTGTCGACACGATGCGGGCCGAGGTCGCCGACCACGCGGTCGAGGCGGGCGCCAGGCTGGTCAACGACGTCAGCGGCGGGCTCGCCGATCCCGCGATGGCACGGCTGGTCGCGAAGACCGGCACCCCCTACGTCCTGATGCACTGGCGCGGCCACAGCCACGCCATGTACAACCGCGCACACTATGACGACGTCGTCACCGAGGTCCGCGACGAACTGCGGAAACGAATGGACTCCATGATCGAAGCCGGTGTTGAGCCCGAGCAGCTCGTCCTGGACCCAGGGCTCGGGTTCGCCAAACGAGCGGACATGAGCCACAACTGGCAGCTCCTGGCCCACCTGCCCGAACTCGCGACTCTCGGCCGGCCGCTGCTGGTCGGCGCCTCCAGGAAGCGGTTCCTCGGGCGCGCGCTCGCGGACGCCAACGGCCAACCGCGCGACTTCGCCGAGTGTGACGACGCGACCGTGGCGGTGACGACCCTGGCGGCGGAACGCGGCGCGTGGTGCGTGCGGGTCCACGACGTGCGCGCGAACGCCGACGCGGTGCGTATCGCCGCGGAGTGGCATCGCGCCGCCGTCGCCCCCACGTCTGCTCCCGCCGGGCAGGACAGCCCGTGA
- a CDS encoding nuclear transport factor 2 family protein has translation MTARQEILEQVAEANAEFYSAIENGDMDVMDRVWAQEEDAPDLVCVNPGWPILRGRAEIMRSWALIMANIPYIQYVLTGTHVGVNDNVAMVTCEENVLTAEDDNPGFVAGGRVVTTNLFVHTGQGWRLWSHHASPVMLDEDDEDGIMPEEA, from the coding sequence GTGACGGCGCGGCAGGAGATCCTGGAGCAGGTCGCCGAGGCGAACGCGGAGTTCTACAGCGCGATCGAGAACGGCGACATGGACGTGATGGACCGCGTCTGGGCCCAAGAGGAGGACGCACCGGACCTCGTGTGCGTGAACCCTGGCTGGCCAATCCTGCGGGGACGTGCGGAGATCATGCGCTCGTGGGCCTTGATAATGGCCAACATCCCCTACATCCAGTACGTACTCACCGGCACCCACGTCGGGGTCAACGACAACGTCGCCATGGTGACGTGCGAGGAGAACGTGCTCACCGCCGAGGACGACAACCCCGGGTTCGTCGCGGGGGGCAGGGTGGTCACCACGAACCTCTTCGTTCACACTGGGCAGGGGTGGCGACTCTGGTCGCACCACGCCTCGCCCGTGATGCTGGACGAGGACGACGAGGACGGGATCATGCCCGAAGAGGCGTAG
- the folE gene encoding GTP cyclohydrolase I FolE — protein sequence MDLPRVERAVREILFAIGENPDRDGLKDTPARVARAYAEQFAGLNQSPGDVLATVFDAGHDEMVLVKDIAVYSSCEHHLVPFFGVAHVGYIPNAQGQITGLSKLARLVDIFARRPQVQERLTTQVADALMQHLEPRGVIMVIEAEHLCMAMRGVRKPGAKTVTSAVRGDFRQMGRTRAEAMSLILGHS from the coding sequence ATGGACCTCCCCCGGGTGGAGCGCGCCGTCCGGGAGATCCTCTTCGCGATCGGAGAGAACCCCGACCGGGACGGACTCAAGGACACGCCCGCGCGGGTCGCGCGGGCCTACGCCGAACAGTTCGCCGGCCTGAACCAGAGCCCCGGCGACGTCCTGGCGACCGTCTTCGACGCCGGTCACGACGAGATGGTCCTGGTGAAGGACATCGCCGTCTACTCGTCCTGCGAACACCACCTTGTGCCGTTCTTCGGTGTCGCCCACGTCGGCTACATCCCCAACGCCCAGGGGCAGATCACCGGTCTGTCCAAGCTGGCCCGGCTCGTCGACATCTTCGCCCGTCGCCCCCAGGTGCAGGAGCGGCTGACGACCCAGGTCGCCGACGCGCTCATGCAGCACCTCGAACCGCGCGGCGTCATCATGGTCATCGAGGCCGAACACCTGTGCATGGCGATGCGGGGCGTGCGCAAGCCGGGAGCCAAGACGGTGACGTCCGCGGTACGCGGCGACTTCCGGCAGATGGGGCGCACCCGCGCCGAGGCCATGAGCCTCATCCTCGGACATAGCTGA